The following proteins come from a genomic window of Solwaraspora sp. WMMA2065:
- a CDS encoding hemolysin family protein, with protein sequence MLIVFGLFLITVLTVATGYFVAQEFGYVAVDRGRLRALADRGDPAAARALRVTSRLSFMLSGAQLGITVTALLVGYVAEPYLGAGLSELLGGVGVPPAASLTISVGLALIISTVVQMVLGELAPKNLALARAETLARALSRSTLIYLAVAGPLIRMFDIAANRLLRRVGIEPIEELPSGATAEDLGQIIAESRQEGHLDSAMSTLLDRGLHFRQLTAGEAMVPRVDVHTVRVDAPLTGLVELLDTGHSRFPVHGSDGVDDLVGIASIADVLTVAPSRRAMTTVAAVMVPPLLVPETLPLPAVLDRLRKGHRQLACVVDEYGGFAGVITLEDIAEELVGPIRDEDDPPEPAPARQPDGSWLVPARWRIDEVADTTGVELPTAPEYDTLSGLVMRELGRVPEVGDQISISLDETAAGNGHHRARRAVLHVISVDRHVPDSVRLEVIG encoded by the coding sequence GTGCTGATCGTCTTCGGTCTCTTCCTGATCACCGTCTTGACGGTCGCGACCGGCTACTTCGTCGCCCAGGAGTTCGGCTACGTCGCCGTCGACCGGGGCCGGCTCCGGGCCCTGGCCGACCGGGGCGACCCGGCTGCCGCCCGGGCGCTGCGGGTGACCAGCCGGCTGTCGTTCATGCTCTCCGGTGCCCAGCTGGGGATCACGGTCACCGCGTTGCTGGTCGGCTACGTCGCCGAGCCGTACCTCGGCGCCGGACTGTCCGAGCTGCTCGGCGGGGTCGGAGTTCCGCCGGCCGCCAGTCTGACCATCTCGGTCGGGTTGGCGCTGATCATCTCGACCGTGGTGCAGATGGTCCTCGGTGAGCTGGCCCCCAAGAACCTCGCCCTCGCACGGGCCGAGACGTTGGCCCGGGCGCTCAGCCGGTCGACCCTGATCTACCTGGCCGTCGCCGGGCCGCTGATCCGGATGTTCGACATCGCGGCGAACCGGTTGCTGCGACGGGTCGGCATCGAGCCGATCGAGGAGCTGCCCAGCGGCGCCACCGCCGAGGACCTCGGCCAGATCATCGCCGAGTCCCGCCAGGAGGGGCATCTCGACTCGGCGATGTCCACGCTGCTCGATCGGGGACTGCACTTCCGGCAGCTGACCGCCGGTGAGGCGATGGTGCCGCGGGTCGACGTGCACACGGTGCGGGTCGACGCGCCACTGACCGGGCTGGTGGAGCTGCTGGACACCGGGCACTCCCGCTTCCCGGTGCACGGCTCGGACGGCGTCGACGATCTGGTCGGCATCGCCAGCATCGCGGACGTGCTCACCGTAGCGCCGTCGCGGCGGGCGATGACGACCGTCGCGGCCGTGATGGTTCCCCCGCTGCTGGTGCCCGAGACCTTGCCGTTGCCGGCGGTGCTGGACCGGCTGCGTAAGGGGCACCGGCAGCTGGCCTGCGTGGTCGACGAGTACGGCGGCTTCGCCGGGGTGATCACCCTGGAGGACATCGCCGAGGAGCTGGTCGGACCGATCCGGGACGAGGACGACCCCCCGGAGCCGGCCCCGGCCCGCCAGCCGGACGGCTCCTGGCTGGTCCCGGCCCGCTGGCGGATCGACGAGGTCGCCGACACCACCGGGGTCGAGCTGCCCACCGCCCCCGAGTACGACACCCTCTCCGGCCTGGTCATGCGGGAGCTGGGCCGGGTGCCCGAGGTCGGCGACCAGATCTCGATCAGCCTGGACGAGACAGCCGCCGGCAACGGCCATCATCGGGCCCGGCGGGCCGTACTGCACGTTATCTCCGTCGACCGGCACGTGCCCGACTCGGTCCGGCTGGAGGTGATCGGGTGA
- a CDS encoding hemolysin family protein gives MSAGWALLTSLVLLALNGFFVAAEFALVASKRYRLEQAAAGGSRAARAALDGSRELSLMLAGAQLGITVCTLGLGALAEPAVERLVAPLLERAGLPYAASHLVAFLFALALVVFLHLVVGEMAPKSWAITHPERSALLLALPFRAFARVSRPVLSGLNAIANAVLRAFRVEPQDQLAQVHGPDELRILLEQSREHGLLPPDQHELLAKMLQLERTTVRDVMQPVDQVVAVARTDTAVRVEELSRGSGRSRLVVYGEAGDLIGIVHVRDAVRANTCDGAPTAESLMSRPFLLPATATVTEAVAAMRADQVQLALVTNGAGADRPIGFVALEDLLEEVIGEFDDETDAVPRGRRMR, from the coding sequence GTGAGCGCCGGGTGGGCGTTGCTGACCTCGCTGGTGCTGCTCGCCCTGAACGGATTCTTCGTGGCTGCGGAGTTCGCCCTGGTGGCGAGCAAGCGGTACCGCCTGGAACAGGCTGCGGCGGGCGGCTCGCGGGCGGCCCGGGCGGCGTTGGACGGCTCGCGCGAGCTGTCGCTGATGCTCGCCGGGGCGCAGCTGGGCATCACCGTCTGCACCCTCGGTCTGGGCGCGTTGGCCGAACCGGCGGTGGAGCGGCTGGTGGCGCCCCTGCTGGAGCGGGCCGGTCTGCCGTACGCGGCCAGTCACCTGGTCGCGTTCCTGTTCGCCCTCGCCCTGGTGGTCTTTCTGCATCTGGTGGTCGGCGAGATGGCACCGAAGTCGTGGGCGATCACCCACCCGGAGCGATCGGCGCTGCTGCTGGCGCTGCCGTTCCGGGCATTCGCCCGGGTGTCCCGGCCGGTCCTGTCCGGGCTGAACGCGATCGCCAACGCCGTGCTGCGGGCGTTCCGGGTCGAACCACAGGACCAGCTGGCCCAGGTGCACGGCCCGGACGAGCTGCGCATCCTGCTGGAACAGTCGCGGGAGCACGGCCTGCTGCCGCCGGACCAGCACGAGCTGCTGGCCAAGATGCTCCAGCTGGAGCGCACCACCGTGCGGGACGTGATGCAGCCGGTGGACCAGGTCGTCGCGGTGGCCCGGACGGACACCGCCGTGCGGGTGGAGGAGCTGTCCCGGGGTAGCGGTCGGTCCCGTCTGGTGGTCTACGGCGAGGCCGGCGATCTGATCGGCATCGTGCACGTACGCGACGCGGTGCGGGCGAACACCTGTGACGGAGCCCCGACCGCCGAGTCGCTGATGAGCCGGCCGTTCCTGCTGCCGGCGACGGCGACCGTCACCGAGGCGGTGGCGGCGATGCGCGCCGACCAGGTCCAGTTGGCGCTGGTCACCAACGGTGCCGGAGCCGACCGGCCGATCGGTTTCGTGGCGTTGGAGGACCTGCTGGAAGAGGTCATCGGCGAGTTCGACGACGAGACCGACGCCGTCCCGAGGGGACGGCGGATGCGCTGA
- the leuE gene encoding leucine efflux protein LeuE, producing the protein MTPMLGITDIWTYVLGTVAIILLPGPNSLFVLSTAARRGVRHGYRAAGGVFLGDTVLMVLSAAGVASLLNTHPAVFTVIKYAGAAYLGYVGVTMLRGAWRRWRRRDDPGAPRLVDAAEPAAARRPFRRATVISLLNPKAILFFVSFFIQFVDPAYPYPALSFLLLGTIAQLFSVIYLTVLIFTGTYLAMQFRQRRRLAVTVTSGVGALFLGFGVKLATASAGAA; encoded by the coding sequence ATGACCCCCATGCTGGGCATCACCGACATCTGGACGTACGTCCTGGGCACCGTGGCGATCATTCTGCTGCCCGGGCCGAACTCGTTGTTCGTCCTGTCCACCGCCGCCCGACGCGGCGTGCGGCACGGCTACCGGGCGGCCGGCGGCGTCTTCCTCGGCGACACGGTGCTGATGGTGCTCTCCGCAGCCGGGGTCGCCTCCCTGCTCAACACCCATCCGGCGGTGTTCACCGTGATCAAGTACGCCGGGGCGGCGTACCTCGGCTATGTCGGCGTCACCATGCTCCGTGGTGCCTGGCGGCGCTGGCGGCGGCGGGACGACCCGGGCGCGCCCCGATTGGTGGACGCAGCCGAGCCGGCGGCGGCGCGTCGCCCGTTCCGGCGGGCGACGGTGATCAGCCTGCTGAACCCGAAAGCGATCCTGTTCTTCGTGTCGTTCTTCATCCAGTTCGTCGACCCGGCGTACCCGTACCCGGCGCTGTCGTTCCTGCTGCTCGGCACGATCGCCCAACTGTTCAGCGTCATCTACCTGACCGTGCTGATCTTCACCGGGACTTATCTGGCGATGCAGTTCCGGCAACGGCGCCGGCTCGCCGTGACGGTCACCAGCGGGGTGGGTGCCCTGTTCCTCGGTTTCGGGGTCAAGCTGGCGACCGCCAGCGCCGGAGCAGCGTGA
- a CDS encoding pyridoxamine 5'-phosphate oxidase family protein: MYPATARTTATRHLNRVTYQRTEAHRILDEAYHCCLAFVADGAPRALPTLHVRVDETLYLHGSTASTPLLAARDPQGLAVCVAVTLLDGLVYARAQAHHSANYRSVVVHGTARLVSDPADKRRALDALIDKAAPGRVSDSRPPTNRELAQTAVLAVALDEVSVKGRTGDPVDDQADLALPYWAGVLPLRTVADPPQSATGVTRAVPTYFTTSEISLASGPADR; this comes from the coding sequence ATGTATCCCGCCACCGCCCGGACCACCGCCACGCGACACCTCAACCGGGTCACCTACCAGCGCACCGAGGCACACCGCATCCTCGACGAGGCGTACCACTGCTGCCTGGCGTTCGTCGCCGACGGCGCGCCCCGGGCACTGCCCACTCTGCACGTACGCGTCGACGAGACCCTGTACCTGCACGGCTCCACCGCGAGCACGCCCCTGTTGGCCGCCCGGGACCCACAAGGGCTCGCCGTCTGTGTGGCCGTCACCCTGCTCGACGGCCTGGTCTATGCCCGCGCCCAGGCGCACCACAGCGCGAACTACCGGTCAGTCGTCGTACACGGCACCGCCCGGCTGGTCAGCGATCCGGCCGACAAGCGGCGGGCACTCGACGCCCTGATCGACAAGGCGGCTCCGGGCCGGGTCTCGGACAGCCGGCCACCGACGAACCGGGAACTCGCGCAGACAGCGGTGCTCGCCGTCGCTCTCGACGAGGTGTCGGTCAAGGGCCGCACCGGTGACCCCGTCGACGATCAGGCCGACCTCGCACTGCCGTACTGGGCCGGGGTGCTGCCGCTGCGCACCGTCGCCGACCCGCCGCAATCCGCTACCGGAGTCACCCGGGCGGTGCCGACCTACTTCACCACCAGCGAAATTTCTCTCGCCAGCGGACCGGCGGACAGGTGA
- a CDS encoding aminotransferase class I/II-fold pyridoxal phosphate-dependent enzyme, with the protein MSEQYQPTGATATEISASVEAGVRTGALAPGALLPAVRTLADALEVSPATVAKAYQALRQRGIVDTDGRRGTRVRARPPVAVTRPGPSAPAPPGTLDLSTGEPDPRLLPPLATHLAAVARELADTASGQGYADAGLLPDLAALAMVRLADDGLPAGGLTVTSGALDGIERLLTGTLRPGDRVAVEDPGWANLLDLIAALGLTPVPMPVDDRGPTEPGLRAVLSAGVSAIVVTTRAQNPTGAALDADRADRLRRLLREADDVLLIEDDHAAELSDGPPHVLAGVTPRWAFVRSVSKPYGPDLRIALLTGDETTLSRVAGRMRIGSGWVSTVLQRLLGQLWRDPSVAATVAGAGRVYQRRRESLRAALANHGVASHGGSGINVWVPVTDETHVVAALQAAGFTVSTGARYRLRSAPGIRITVSGLDEHRAGELAAAVRDALRPAGLTGVGR; encoded by the coding sequence GTGTCAGAACAATATCAGCCGACCGGTGCGACCGCGACCGAGATCTCGGCCAGCGTCGAGGCCGGTGTCCGTACGGGTGCGTTGGCACCTGGTGCCCTGCTGCCGGCGGTGCGTACGCTCGCCGACGCACTCGAGGTCAGCCCGGCCACCGTCGCCAAGGCGTACCAGGCGCTGCGCCAACGTGGGATCGTCGACACCGACGGCCGGCGCGGCACCCGGGTCCGCGCCCGCCCGCCGGTCGCCGTGACCCGGCCCGGCCCGTCCGCGCCGGCCCCGCCGGGCACCCTGGACCTGTCCACCGGTGAGCCGGATCCACGGCTGTTGCCGCCGCTGGCGACACATCTCGCTGCGGTCGCCCGGGAGTTGGCCGACACCGCGTCCGGGCAGGGTTACGCCGACGCCGGCCTGCTGCCCGACCTTGCCGCGCTAGCCATGGTCCGGTTGGCTGACGACGGCCTGCCGGCCGGCGGTCTCACTGTCACCAGTGGCGCGCTGGACGGGATCGAACGCCTGCTCACCGGCACTCTGCGCCCTGGCGACCGGGTCGCGGTGGAGGATCCCGGCTGGGCCAACCTGCTGGACCTGATCGCGGCACTGGGCCTCACTCCGGTCCCGATGCCGGTGGACGACCGCGGCCCGACCGAACCCGGCCTGCGGGCGGTGCTGTCCGCCGGCGTCTCCGCCATCGTGGTCACCACCCGGGCGCAGAACCCGACCGGCGCCGCCCTGGACGCGGACCGGGCCGACCGGCTGCGACGGCTGCTGCGCGAGGCCGACGATGTGCTGCTCATCGAGGATGACCACGCCGCTGAGCTCTCCGATGGTCCGCCGCACGTGTTGGCCGGCGTGACACCCCGGTGGGCGTTCGTCCGCTCCGTAAGCAAGCCGTACGGCCCGGACCTGCGGATCGCCCTGTTGACCGGCGACGAGACCACTCTCAGCCGGGTGGCCGGTCGGATGCGTATCGGTTCCGGCTGGGTCTCCACGGTCCTGCAGCGGCTGCTCGGACAGTTGTGGCGCGATCCCTCGGTCGCCGCCACCGTGGCCGGGGCCGGCCGGGTCTACCAGCGCCGCCGGGAGTCGTTGCGGGCCGCGCTCGCCAACCACGGCGTCGCCAGCCACGGCGGCAGCGGGATCAACGTCTGGGTGCCGGTGACGGACGAGACCCACGTGGTGGCCGCGCTGCAGGCGGCCGGATTCACCGTCTCCACCGGAGCCCGCTACCGGCTACGCAGCGCGCCGGGTATCAGGATCACCGTCAGCGGGCTCGACGAGCACCGGGCCGGCGAGCTCGCCGCGGCGGTGCGCGACGCGCTGCGCCCAGCAGGACTCACCGGGGTCGGCAGGTGA
- a CDS encoding UdgX family uracil-DNA binding protein (This protein belongs to the uracil DNA glycosylase superfamily, members of which act in excision repair of DNA. However, it belongs more specifically to UdgX branch, whose founding member was found to bind uracil in DNA (where it does not belong), without cleaving it, appears to promote DNA repair by a pathway involving RecA, rather than base excision.) codes for MTVHETTAGADGYVPTGARSLADLRAAAPSCQGCELHQPASQVVFGRGNPDARVVMVGEQPGDVEDRQGLPFVGPAGRLLRRAVDDAGIPVDQIYLTNAVKHFRFVSRGGRRIHQTPDRAHIVACRPWLVAEFAMLRPDVVVVLGATAARALLGPAFRVTRSRGVPLPWPASAERAEEFPVGPAQLVATIHPSAVLRADAQQIAFRGLVTDLGVARRLLADRGSPTQAVRR; via the coding sequence GTGACCGTGCACGAAACCACCGCCGGAGCCGATGGGTACGTCCCCACCGGTGCCCGTAGCCTCGCCGACCTGCGCGCTGCCGCCCCCAGTTGCCAGGGCTGCGAACTGCACCAGCCCGCCAGCCAGGTGGTCTTCGGCCGGGGCAACCCCGATGCCCGGGTGGTGATGGTCGGCGAGCAGCCCGGGGACGTCGAGGACCGCCAGGGGCTGCCGTTCGTCGGCCCGGCCGGCCGGCTGCTGCGCCGGGCGGTGGACGACGCCGGGATCCCGGTCGACCAGATCTATCTGACCAACGCGGTGAAGCACTTCCGCTTCGTGTCGCGCGGCGGTCGACGGATCCACCAGACCCCGGACCGGGCGCACATCGTGGCCTGCCGGCCATGGTTGGTTGCCGAGTTCGCGATGCTGCGCCCGGACGTCGTCGTGGTGCTCGGCGCGACCGCGGCCCGGGCACTGCTCGGCCCGGCGTTCCGGGTGACCCGCTCGCGTGGCGTACCGTTGCCGTGGCCTGCCTCGGCCGAACGGGCCGAGGAGTTTCCGGTGGGTCCGGCGCAACTGGTGGCCACCATCCATCCCTCTGCGGTGCTGCGTGCCGACGCCCAGCAGATCGCCTTCCGAGGGCTGGTCACCGACCTCGGCGTCGCCCGCAGACTGCTCGCCGATCGGGGCAGCCCGACCCAGGCGGTACGCCGATGA
- a CDS encoding MFS transporter — MTALTAPSSVTDPPPSGDVTRIQRRTLRLLAGTQMIGGVGVTIGISVGGLLAAELGGVAVSGLAQSAAVVGGALLAVPVVRIMNGHGRRPGLVFAYLTGATGAVLVVAAAAGRWVPLLFVGMVLFGGATTAGLQARYAAVDLTEPRRRGRQLSLVVWATTVGAVTAPNLAGLADRSASGVGLPPLAGPFAVSTLAFLLAALLVLVLLRPDPLLTARRIAGPAAATAPVQSGRASQARSGRGLRAAFVVVAARPAARLGVCAVAVGHLVMVGVMAMTPVHIGMGHTGGDLLRTVGLVLSLHIAGMYALSPVVGWLTDRAGRRPVIVGGVGLLLAACAVAGTAGHDPVRLVIGLVLLGLGWSGTMVAGSTLLSESVPVDVRPSVQGLSDLVMGLAGAFAGGVSGIIVGLSGYGVLTLLSALATVPLLGLVLRPVPAPSKQ; from the coding sequence ATGACCGCGCTCACTGCACCGTCGTCGGTGACCGACCCGCCGCCATCCGGTGACGTCACCCGCATCCAACGCCGTACGCTGCGGCTGCTCGCCGGTACCCAGATGATCGGCGGCGTAGGCGTCACCATCGGGATCTCGGTCGGTGGCCTGCTCGCCGCCGAGCTCGGCGGGGTGGCCGTCTCCGGCCTGGCGCAGAGCGCCGCAGTGGTCGGCGGGGCGCTGCTCGCCGTACCCGTGGTCCGGATCATGAACGGGCACGGCCGCCGACCCGGTCTGGTCTTCGCCTACCTGACGGGTGCGACCGGGGCGGTGCTGGTGGTGGCCGCCGCCGCGGGGCGCTGGGTGCCGCTGCTGTTCGTCGGCATGGTCCTGTTCGGCGGGGCGACGACTGCCGGGCTGCAGGCCCGGTACGCGGCGGTCGACCTCACCGAGCCGCGTCGTCGGGGCCGGCAGCTGTCGCTGGTGGTCTGGGCGACCACGGTCGGCGCGGTGACCGCCCCCAACCTGGCCGGGCTGGCCGACCGGTCGGCCAGCGGGGTCGGGCTGCCGCCGCTGGCCGGCCCGTTCGCCGTCAGTACGCTGGCGTTCCTGCTGGCCGCGCTGCTGGTGCTGGTGTTGTTGCGACCGGATCCGCTGCTGACCGCCCGGCGGATCGCCGGCCCCGCTGCGGCGACCGCCCCGGTGCAGTCCGGCCGGGCTTCGCAGGCCAGGTCCGGCCGAGGCCTGCGGGCCGCGTTCGTGGTGGTAGCCGCCCGGCCCGCCGCGCGGCTCGGGGTCTGCGCCGTCGCAGTCGGCCACCTGGTGATGGTCGGGGTGATGGCGATGACGCCGGTCCACATCGGGATGGGGCACACCGGCGGTGATCTGTTGCGCACCGTCGGGCTGGTGCTGAGCCTGCACATCGCCGGGATGTACGCGCTGTCGCCGGTGGTAGGTTGGCTCACCGACCGGGCCGGTCGCCGGCCGGTGATCGTCGGTGGGGTCGGGCTGCTGCTGGCCGCGTGTGCCGTGGCGGGCACCGCCGGCCACGACCCGGTACGCCTGGTGATCGGGCTGGTGCTGCTCGGGCTCGGCTGGTCGGGCACCATGGTCGCGGGCTCGACCCTGCTGTCGGAGTCGGTGCCGGTCGACGTCCGTCCGTCGGTGCAAGGCCTGTCGGACCTGGTGATGGGTCTGGCCGGCGCGTTCGCCGGCGGGGTCAGCGGAATCATCGTCGGGCTGTCCGGTTACGGCGTCCTGACGTTGCTGTCGGCGCTGGCCACGGTGCCGCTGCTGGGGTTGGTGCTGCGCCCGGTGCCGGCTCCGTCGAAGCAGTAA
- a CDS encoding DUF3046 domain-containing protein: MRLTDFWGRLDEAFGPAYARSIATDQVLAQLGGRTIAQALAAGEETAVVWRAVCAAYPDRVPGRLR; the protein is encoded by the coding sequence ATGCGGTTGACGGACTTCTGGGGCCGGTTGGACGAGGCGTTCGGGCCGGCGTACGCCCGCAGTATCGCCACCGATCAGGTACTGGCCCAGTTGGGTGGGCGCACCATCGCCCAGGCACTGGCGGCGGGTGAGGAGACGGCGGTGGTCTGGCGGGCGGTCTGCGCCGCGTATCCCGACCGGGTCCCTGGCCGGTTGCGCTGA
- the recA gene encoding recombinase RecA, with the protein MAAVPDKEKALDLALAQIDKQFGKGSVMRLGERPVIQTAVIPTGSIALDVALGVGGLPRGRVVEVYGPESSGKTTVALHAVANAQRSGGIAAFIDAEHALDPDYARALGVDTDAMLVSQPDTGEQALEIADMLIRSGALDIIVIDSVAALVPRAEIEGEMGDSHVGLQARLMSQALRKITGVLNSTGTTAIFINQLREKIGVMFGSPETTTGGRALKFYASVRLDVRRIESLKDGTDVVGNRTRVKVVKNKVSAPFKQAEFDIMYGKGISREGSLIDVGVEQSIIRKSGAWYTYEGDQLGQGKEKAREFLRENPDVAAEIEKKILEKLGVGALGADEAGGPELPPVDF; encoded by the coding sequence ATGGCGGCAGTGCCAGACAAGGAAAAGGCGCTCGATCTGGCGCTGGCTCAGATCGACAAACAGTTCGGCAAGGGCTCGGTGATGCGGCTGGGCGAGCGGCCGGTGATCCAGACCGCAGTGATCCCCACCGGCTCCATCGCGCTCGACGTTGCACTCGGCGTCGGCGGCCTGCCCCGGGGTCGGGTGGTCGAGGTCTACGGCCCGGAGAGCAGCGGTAAGACCACGGTCGCCCTGCACGCGGTGGCCAACGCCCAGCGTTCCGGCGGCATCGCGGCGTTCATCGACGCCGAGCACGCGCTCGACCCTGACTACGCCAGGGCGCTCGGCGTGGACACCGACGCCATGCTGGTCTCCCAGCCGGACACCGGTGAGCAGGCGCTGGAGATCGCCGACATGCTGATCCGCTCCGGCGCGCTGGACATTATCGTGATCGACTCGGTCGCGGCCCTGGTGCCCCGTGCCGAGATCGAGGGCGAGATGGGGGACAGCCACGTCGGTCTGCAGGCCCGGCTGATGAGCCAGGCGCTGCGCAAGATCACCGGTGTGCTGAACAGCACCGGCACCACCGCGATCTTCATCAACCAGCTGCGGGAGAAGATCGGCGTGATGTTCGGCTCGCCGGAGACCACCACCGGTGGCCGGGCGCTGAAGTTCTACGCCTCGGTGCGGCTCGACGTGCGACGGATCGAGAGCCTCAAGGACGGCACCGACGTGGTCGGCAACCGGACCCGGGTCAAGGTCGTCAAGAACAAGGTCTCCGCGCCGTTCAAGCAGGCCGAGTTCGACATCATGTACGGCAAGGGCATCTCCCGGGAGGGCTCGCTGATCGACGTCGGCGTCGAGCAGTCGATCATCCGCAAGTCCGGTGCCTGGTACACCTACGAGGGCGACCAACTCGGTCAGGGCAAGGAGAAGGCCCGGGAGTTCCTCCGGGAGAATCCGGACGTGGCGGCTGAGATCGAGAAGAAGATCCTGGAGAAGCTCGGCGTCGGCGCGCTCGGTGCCGACGAGGCCGGCGGGCCCGAGCTGCCGCCGGTCGACTTCTGA